The following are from one region of the Pectobacterium actinidiae genome:
- a CDS encoding IS3 family transposase (programmed frameshift) — translation MRKARFTEHQIIAVLKSVEAGRTVKDVCREAGISEASYYNWKAKFGGMEASDIKKMKDLEDENRRLKQMFADLSLECRALKDVIEKKPLKPAIKRELVSYLTAQFTMSIRQACRTLSLSRTVYFYQPDTCRDELVIQALSEVAERYPRYGFKKLFQVLRRQGNAWNHKRVHRIYCLLKLNFRRKGKQRLPVRNPTPLATPEALNQSRSIDFMHDALVCGRRFRTFNVVDDFNREALAIEIDLNIPAQRMVRVLDRIVANRGYPLKLRMDNGPELISLTLAQWAEEHGVVLEFIKPGKPTQNAFIERFNRTYRTEILDFYLFRTLNEAREITERWLTEYNSERPHESLNNLTPEEYRLMTEEPEISKSVWN, via the exons ATGCGTAAAGCCCGATTCACTGAACACCAGATCATTGCCGTTTTGAAGTCTGTCGAAGCTGGACGTACCGTCAAGGATGTCTGCCGCGAAGCCGGCATTTCCGAAGCCAGCTATTACAACTGGAAAGCGAAGTTTGGCGGTATGGAAGCCTCTGATATCAAAAAGATGAAAGATCTGGAGGACGAAAATCGTCGTCTCAAACAGATGTTTGCCGATCTGAGTCTTGAGTGTCGTGCTCTGAAAGATGTCATCGAAAAAAAGC CTTTAAAACCAGCGATAAAGCGTGAGCTCGTCAGTTACCTGACCGCGCAGTTTACGATGAGCATACGCCAGGCATGCAGGACGTTATCGCTGAGCAGGACGGTGTATTTTTATCAGCCGGACACCTGTCGTGATGAACTGGTGATCCAGGCTCTGTCGGAGGTGGCTGAACGCTACCCCCGTTACGGCTTCAAGAAGCTGTTTCAGGTGCTGCGCAGGCAAGGCAATGCCTGGAATCATAAACGCGTTCACAGGATTTACTGCCTGCTTAAACTGAATTTTCGTCGTAAGGGAAAGCAACGTCTGCCGGTGCGCAATCCTACTCCGTTGGCGACGCCGGAAGCACTTAACCAGAGCCGGTCGATAGATTTTATGCATGATGCGCTGGTCTGCGGCAGACGCTTTCGGACCTTCAATGTAGTAGATGATTTTAACCGCGAGGCTCTCGCAATAGAAATCGATCTGAATATCCCAGCGCAGCGGATGGTCAGAGTACTGGACAGGATCGTGGCAAACCGTGGTTATCCGCTGAAACTGCGGATGGACAATGGCCCGGAGCTAATCTCGCTGACGTTGGCGCAGTGGGCTGAAGAGCATGGCGTGGTGCTGGAATTTATTAAACCGGGAAAACCCACGCAGAATGCCTTTATCGAACGTTTTAACCGAACGTACCGGACAGAAATACTGGATTTTTACCTGTTCAGAACACTGAATGAAGCGAGGGAAATCACAGAGCGCTGGCTGACGGAATACAACAGCGAACGGCCTCATGAATCCCTGAATAACCTGACGCCGGAAGAATACCGGCTGATGACCGAGGAACCGGAAATCTCAAAAAGTGTGTGGAACTAA